In one window of Arachis ipaensis cultivar K30076 chromosome B06, Araip1.1, whole genome shotgun sequence DNA:
- the LOC107648599 gene encoding heavy metal-associated isoprenylated plant protein 6, producing the protein MGEKTDQPKNDTEKKTEGGGNKNDAPSPVVLKLDMHCEGCVKKIKRAVRHFDGVEDVKADISSNKLTVFGKVDPASVRDRLAEKTNKKVELLSPQPKKDFPAADNKPPPEKKSDDKKPEAKKPEEKKPKESTVALKIRLHCDGCIQKIRKIILKVKGVESVNIEEGKDLVTVTGTMDVKEMVPFLNEKLKRNVEVMGPPKKEEDKKNKEGGGEKKGKKEGGGGGGGGGDGGKKAVVEEGGTKAVEINRMEHSGYGYPPAPMYWYDGYGPGQTSTSYAVEVNPSSSGAGYPNNQGYPYDYWGYGGSHDVNHHNNQGYTEPPPYYMHPRYPAPQMFSDENPNACSLM; encoded by the exons AAAACAGATCAGCCAAAGAATGACACGGAGAAGAAGACCGAAGGCGGAGGGAACAAAAACGACGCTCCCTCCCCTGTCGTATTGAAGCTAGACATGCATTGTGAGGGATGCGTTAAGAAAATCAAACGCGCCGTTCGCCACTTTGACG GTGTGGAAGACGTGAAGGCCGACATCTCCTCTAACAAACTAACCGTCTTCGGAAAAGTGGACCCCGCTAGTGTTCGAGACAGGCTGGCCGAGAAAACCAACAAGAAGGTCGAGCTCCTTTCCCCCCAGCCCAAGAAAGACTTCCCCGCCGCCGATAATAAACCGCCGCCGGAGAAGAAGTCCGATGACAAGAAACCGGAAGCCAAAAAGCCCGAAGAAAAAAAGCCTAAAGAG AGCACAGTGGCGTTGAAGATCAGATTGCACTGTGACGGTTGCATTCAGAAAATTCGCAAGATTATCCTCAAGGTCAAAG GAGTGGAATCGGTGAACATTGAAGAAGGGAAGGATTTGGTAACCGTTACGGGAACCATGGACGTGAAGGAAATGGTGCCGTTCCTGAACGAGAAGCTCAAGAGGAACGTTGAGGTGATGGGCCCacccaagaaagaagaagataaaaaaaacaaagaaggaGGAGGGGAAAAGAAAGGGAAGAaagaaggtggtggtggtggtggcggcggaGGAGACGGCGGGAAGAAGGCGGTGGTGGAGGAAGGTGGGACCAAGGCAGTGGAAATTAACAGAATGGAGCACTCCGGTTACGGGTACCCACCTGCTCCTATGTATTGGTACGATGGGTATGGACCTGGTCAAACTAGTACTAGCTACGCGGTGGAGGTTAACCCTTCTTCATCAGGGGCCGGGTACCCTAATAATCAAGGGTACCCTTATGATTATTGGGGTTATGGAGGGAGCCATGATGTTAATCATCATAATAATCAAGGGTATACCGAGCCACCCCCTTATTACATGCACCCTCGTTATCCTGCTCCTCAGATGTTCAGCGACGAGAATCCCAATGCTTGTTCCCTCATGTGA